The following proteins are encoded in a genomic region of Actinomadura sp. NAK00032:
- a CDS encoding alkaline phosphatase PhoX, with the protein MSVTRRGVVKGGAAGALSIALAGSLEGIFQTSAGADTGEAFGYGPLIPDPKGVLDLPRGFHYKELSVEGDPISEGVVVPGHHDGMATFPGSRHGRTRLVRNHEQGTNGTRAVGRPELTYDPAVNGGTTTLEVDSRGNLLSQYVSLAGTAVNCAGGRTPWGTWLTCEETEGVKGETKSHGWVFEVDPNGRRTEPVPLTGLGRFAHEAVAVDPHTLTAYLTEDASGPFGLFYRFRPRAHHGGYHAYMRGGKLEAMNVRGVEDLSLVTEPGTRLRVEWLDVPDPSARKTSVRKQFDTVTRSQKLEGCWWGHGKAYFVASFSNSEDGAARDHAGQVWTYDPRRNVIELQLIFKPGGRFDGPDNITVSPYGGGVILAEDGDGEQYLVGTTRKNKPFAMARNALNGSEFTGVTFSPDGRTLFANRQSDPGATYAITGPWHRLRG; encoded by the coding sequence ATGTCCGTGACCCGTCGCGGAGTCGTCAAGGGCGGCGCGGCCGGCGCGCTGTCCATCGCCCTCGCCGGAAGCCTGGAGGGAATCTTCCAGACCTCCGCGGGCGCCGACACCGGTGAGGCGTTCGGCTACGGCCCGCTCATCCCCGACCCCAAGGGCGTCCTGGACCTGCCCAGGGGCTTCCACTACAAGGAGCTGTCGGTGGAAGGCGACCCCATCTCCGAGGGCGTCGTCGTGCCCGGCCACCACGACGGGATGGCCACCTTCCCCGGCAGCCGCCACGGCCGCACCCGGCTGGTGCGCAACCACGAGCAGGGCACCAACGGCACCCGCGCGGTCGGCCGCCCCGAGCTGACCTACGACCCGGCCGTCAACGGCGGCACCACCACCCTGGAGGTGGACAGCCGCGGCAACCTGCTGTCGCAGTACGTCAGCCTCGCCGGGACGGCGGTGAACTGCGCCGGCGGCCGCACCCCGTGGGGCACCTGGCTGACCTGCGAGGAGACCGAGGGCGTCAAGGGCGAGACCAAGAGCCACGGCTGGGTGTTCGAGGTCGACCCGAACGGCCGCCGCACCGAGCCCGTCCCGCTGACCGGCCTCGGCCGCTTCGCCCACGAGGCCGTGGCCGTCGACCCGCACACCCTCACCGCCTACCTCACCGAGGACGCGTCCGGGCCGTTCGGGCTGTTCTACCGGTTCCGGCCCCGCGCCCACCACGGCGGCTACCACGCCTACATGCGGGGCGGGAAGCTGGAGGCGATGAACGTCCGCGGCGTCGAGGACCTGTCCCTCGTCACCGAGCCCGGCACCCGGCTGCGCGTCGAGTGGCTGGACGTCCCGGACCCGTCGGCGCGCAAGACCTCCGTCCGCAAGCAGTTCGACACGGTCACCCGGAGCCAGAAGCTCGAAGGCTGCTGGTGGGGGCACGGCAAGGCGTACTTCGTCGCGAGCTTCTCCAACTCCGAGGACGGCGCCGCCCGCGACCACGCCGGGCAGGTCTGGACCTACGACCCGCGCCGCAACGTGATCGAGCTCCAGCTGATCTTCAAGCCGGGCGGCCGGTTCGACGGGCCCGACAACATCACCGTCTCCCCGTACGGCGGCGGCGTGATCCTGGCCGAGGACGGCGACGGCGAGCAGTACCTCGTCGGCACCACCCGCAAGAACAAGCCGTTCGCGATGGCGCGCAACGCCCTCAACGGCAGCGAGTTCACCGGTGTCACGTTCTCCCCGGACGGCCGCACCCTGTTCGCCAACCGCCAGTCGGACCCGGGCGCGACGTACGCCATCACGGGCCCCTGGCACCGGCTCCGCGGCTAG
- a CDS encoding SRPBCC family protein, whose amino-acid sequence MSAVAVHAEAVSAAPPERVFEILTDWPRHAEWMPFTTAEGGTKAGDEIRARTGVGPVGFVDTMVITDWREGRRVAVRHTGRVVRGEAWFKVVPEGTGSRVVWAERVDLPLGPLGRAGWLVAGPVVKAFLGLGLRRLAVLSEA is encoded by the coding sequence ATGAGCGCAGTCGCCGTCCACGCCGAGGCCGTGTCCGCGGCGCCGCCCGAGCGGGTCTTCGAGATCCTCACCGACTGGCCGCGGCACGCCGAGTGGATGCCGTTCACCACCGCCGAGGGCGGCACCAAGGCCGGCGACGAGATCAGGGCGCGCACGGGCGTCGGCCCGGTCGGGTTCGTCGACACCATGGTCATCACCGACTGGCGGGAGGGCCGGCGCGTCGCCGTCCGGCACACCGGCCGCGTCGTGCGCGGCGAGGCGTGGTTCAAGGTCGTCCCGGAGGGGACGGGCAGCCGCGTCGTCTGGGCGGAGCGCGTCGACCTCCCGCTCGGCCCGCTGGGCCGCGCCGGCTGGCTGGTCGCGGGCCCGGTCGTGAAGGCGTTCCTGGGCCTCGGGCTGCGCCGCCTGGCCGTTCTGTCGGAGGCGTGA
- a CDS encoding DNA-3-methyladenine glycosylase I produces MSTAIIGEDGRGRCPWGLSTPDYIAYHDGEWGRPVRDDQGLYERLCLEAFQSGLSWLTILRKRANFRAAFCGFDPEKVAGFGPDDVERLMGDASIVRNRAKIEAAVGNARAALDLPGGLAATAWRHADPASPAYTDTADVPAYTDASKALSKELKKHGFRFVGPTTAYALMQACGLVDDHLTGCHRHGAYR; encoded by the coding sequence GTGAGCACCGCGATCATCGGCGAGGACGGGCGGGGACGCTGCCCGTGGGGGCTGTCGACACCCGACTACATCGCCTACCACGACGGCGAGTGGGGCCGCCCCGTCCGCGACGACCAGGGCCTCTACGAGCGGCTCTGCCTGGAGGCGTTCCAGTCGGGCCTGTCGTGGCTGACGATCCTGCGCAAGCGCGCGAACTTCCGCGCCGCGTTCTGCGGCTTCGACCCGGAGAAGGTCGCCGGGTTCGGCCCGGACGACGTCGAGCGCCTGATGGGCGACGCGTCCATCGTCCGGAACCGGGCGAAGATCGAGGCGGCGGTCGGCAACGCCCGCGCCGCCCTCGACCTTCCCGGCGGCCTCGCCGCGACCGCCTGGCGCCATGCCGACCCCGCCTCCCCGGCCTACACCGACACGGCCGACGTCCCCGCCTACACCGACGCCTCGAAGGCCCTCTCCAAGGAGCTGAAGAAGCACGGCTTCCGCTTCGTCGGCCCCACCACCGCCTACGCCCTGATGCAGGCGTGCGGCCTCGTCGACGACCACCTCACCGGCTGCCACCGGCACGGCGCCTACCGGTAG
- a CDS encoding FtsX-like permease family protein — MWLIARRSFAEGWMRMAATLLAAAFSIGLIAGSLQFTLRAQEAVSGSDASEYARSDVLVLGGSVDTDDPYATPDGQVALSKVAGRPGVAAVAGDAMVPVTAHGSGGKAILPPAGAGTTLRPWTSDQRLNPYHLESGRAPAADGEVAVTRHVARAGKLDVGDPVRVLLPKQSRTLKLVGIVTVQDHSSVASGDLLLAPPATVQAAAGLPAGTWQGVWVKAAPGVAPAKLRKDLARALGQDVTVRTAKGVRDAQSADLQSAGASIGGAIGMVSSVAVFVGLFVVANTFGTLVRQRTRRLALLSAIGATPRQIKRLIRWEALALGLVGSAGGVVLGYPVSALLTRLFADDGFDISAADVQFGWVALAIPAAAGIVVTQLAAWRAARRAARVSPMQALRAASTDTPGRARGRVIGALAIFACAWIFFGGVFGIRYEEPPGPERTIGVCVMVLLGCMTTVAALAVLAPFFVGPLGGLVGRIGTAVSGEAGRLARATITRSPRRVSSAASSLMLGVALVGATALTVLSADARFAETGDRVMRAEHAIAATGATSGGPAPLPRDAAAKAAAVPGVSTAAALTASQIKLVSPPPKRPSPEEPPLPVYLAVTGADQRALPEVLRLGGRLPRLGDGEIALTSTVMKGQKIKKGQQIVVRGAQGRVPLTVAAAYHDPSHLFADQALVSAATMDKLDPDAPAQVVLARGGSERDLARAFAGTPGVEVLGKGAYIDLAKGSMTSGLTVVYGFIGMALVLALFGMATTVSMSVGERTREFGLLGAVGATVAQIRAIVRWEAATVVLLGGLLGLGTAFGSVFLMYVATGSSFLAPNPPWWLFPAVIAGAAAVALATSALPARRAAEVPLLEAAKSE; from the coding sequence ATGTGGCTGATCGCGCGCCGCTCCTTCGCCGAGGGCTGGATGCGGATGGCCGCCACGCTGCTGGCGGCGGCGTTCTCGATCGGGCTGATCGCGGGGTCGCTGCAGTTCACGCTGCGGGCGCAGGAGGCGGTGTCGGGCAGCGACGCCAGCGAGTACGCCCGCTCCGACGTGCTCGTCCTGGGCGGCTCGGTGGACACCGACGACCCGTACGCGACGCCGGACGGCCAGGTCGCGCTGAGCAAGGTCGCGGGGCGGCCGGGCGTGGCGGCGGTCGCCGGGGACGCGATGGTCCCGGTGACCGCGCACGGGTCCGGCGGCAAGGCGATCCTGCCGCCCGCCGGGGCCGGGACGACGCTGCGGCCGTGGACGTCCGACCAGCGGCTCAACCCGTACCACCTGGAGTCGGGCCGGGCGCCCGCCGCGGACGGCGAGGTCGCCGTGACCCGGCATGTGGCGCGGGCCGGGAAGCTCGACGTGGGCGACCCGGTCCGGGTGCTGCTGCCGAAGCAGAGCCGCACCCTGAAGCTCGTCGGGATCGTGACCGTGCAGGACCACAGCTCCGTCGCGAGCGGCGACCTGCTGCTGGCGCCGCCCGCGACCGTCCAGGCGGCGGCGGGCCTGCCGGCCGGCACCTGGCAGGGCGTGTGGGTGAAGGCCGCGCCGGGCGTCGCGCCCGCGAAGCTCCGCAAGGACCTGGCCCGCGCCCTCGGGCAGGACGTCACCGTCCGCACCGCGAAGGGCGTCCGCGACGCCCAGTCGGCCGACCTGCAGTCGGCGGGCGCGTCGATCGGCGGCGCCATCGGCATGGTCTCGTCCGTCGCGGTGTTCGTCGGGCTGTTCGTCGTGGCGAACACCTTCGGCACCCTCGTCCGGCAGCGGACGCGGCGGCTGGCGCTGCTCAGCGCGATCGGCGCGACGCCCCGCCAGATCAAGCGGCTGATCCGGTGGGAGGCGCTGGCGCTCGGCCTGGTCGGGTCGGCCGGCGGCGTGGTGCTCGGCTATCCGGTGTCGGCGCTGCTCACCCGGCTGTTCGCCGACGACGGCTTCGACATCTCCGCGGCGGACGTGCAGTTCGGCTGGGTCGCGCTCGCGATCCCGGCCGCGGCCGGGATCGTCGTCACCCAGCTCGCGGCGTGGCGGGCCGCACGGCGCGCGGCGCGCGTCTCCCCCATGCAGGCGCTGCGCGCGGCGAGCACCGACACGCCCGGCCGCGCCCGGGGGCGGGTGATCGGCGCGCTCGCGATCTTCGCATGCGCGTGGATCTTCTTCGGCGGCGTCTTCGGGATCAGGTACGAGGAGCCGCCCGGCCCGGAGCGCACCATCGGCGTCTGCGTCATGGTCCTGCTGGGCTGCATGACGACGGTCGCGGCGCTCGCCGTCCTCGCCCCGTTCTTCGTCGGCCCCCTCGGCGGCCTGGTCGGCCGGATCGGGACGGCCGTCAGCGGCGAGGCCGGGCGGCTCGCCCGCGCCACCATCACCCGCAGCCCGCGCCGGGTGTCGTCGGCCGCGTCGTCGCTGATGCTGGGCGTGGCGCTGGTCGGCGCGACCGCGCTGACCGTCCTGTCGGCGGACGCGCGGTTCGCCGAGACCGGCGACCGGGTGATGCGGGCCGAGCACGCGATCGCGGCGACCGGCGCGACGTCCGGCGGCCCGGCGCCGCTGCCCCGCGACGCGGCGGCCAAGGCCGCGGCCGTGCCCGGCGTGTCCACCGCGGCCGCGCTGACGGCCTCGCAGATCAAGCTCGTCTCACCGCCGCCGAAGCGGCCGTCGCCGGAGGAGCCGCCACTGCCCGTCTACCTGGCGGTGACGGGCGCCGACCAGCGGGCGCTGCCGGAGGTGCTGAGGCTCGGCGGGCGCCTGCCCCGCCTCGGGGACGGCGAGATCGCCCTGACCTCCACGGTGATGAAGGGCCAGAAGATCAAGAAGGGGCAGCAGATCGTCGTGCGCGGGGCGCAGGGCCGCGTGCCGCTGACGGTCGCCGCCGCCTACCACGACCCGTCGCACCTGTTCGCCGACCAGGCGCTGGTGTCGGCGGCGACCATGGACAAGCTCGACCCGGACGCGCCCGCCCAGGTCGTCCTCGCGCGGGGCGGCTCCGAGCGGGACCTCGCCCGCGCGTTCGCCGGCACGCCCGGCGTCGAGGTGCTCGGCAAGGGCGCCTACATCGACCTGGCCAAGGGGTCGATGACCAGCGGGCTGACGGTCGTCTACGGGTTCATCGGCATGGCGCTCGTCCTCGCGCTGTTCGGGATGGCGACCACCGTCTCGATGAGCGTCGGCGAGCGGACCCGCGAGTTCGGGCTGCTCGGCGCGGTCGGCGCGACGGTCGCGCAGATCAGGGCGATCGTCCGCTGGGAGGCCGCGACCGTCGTGCTGCTCGGCGGGCTCCTCGGCCTCGGGACGGCGTTCGGCAGCGTGTTCCTGATGTACGTCGCGACGGGCAGCTCGTTCCTCGCGCCGAACCCGCCGTGGTGGCTGTTCCCGGCCGTCATCGCGGGCGCGGCGGCGGTCGCCCTGGCGACGTCGGCGCTCCCGGCCCGCCGGGCCGCCGAGGTGCCGCTGCTGGAGGCGGCGAAGTCGGAGTAG
- a CDS encoding ABC transporter ATP-binding protein encodes MTQTSAAPPAGQLHDHVAAARDLVKSYGAGEHAVTALRGVSAAFPRGRFTAIMGPSGSGKSTFLHCLAGLDTVTSGSVLIGDVDITRLSRTRLTKLRRDRLGFVFQSFNLLPMLTAEENIRLTGRLGNRRADREWFDTIVDALGLRGRLAHRPSELSGGQQQRVAVARALLTRPEVLFADEPTGNLDSRSGAEVLGFLRRAVDAYGQTVIMVTHDPGAAAHADRVLFLADGMIVRELHSPTIDQVHDVMRRMEG; translated from the coding sequence ATGACCCAGACATCCGCCGCACCCCCTGCCGGGCAGCTCCACGACCATGTCGCCGCGGCCCGCGACCTCGTCAAGTCCTACGGGGCGGGCGAGCACGCGGTGACCGCGCTGCGCGGTGTCTCGGCGGCGTTCCCGCGCGGCCGGTTCACCGCGATCATGGGGCCGTCCGGCTCCGGCAAGTCGACGTTCCTGCACTGCCTGGCCGGGCTCGACACGGTCACCTCCGGCTCGGTGCTGATCGGGGACGTGGACATCACCAGGCTGTCGCGGACCCGGCTGACCAAGCTGCGCCGCGACCGGCTCGGGTTCGTGTTCCAGTCGTTCAACCTGCTGCCGATGCTGACGGCGGAGGAGAACATCCGGCTGACCGGGCGGCTCGGGAACCGGCGCGCCGACCGCGAGTGGTTCGACACGATCGTGGACGCGCTCGGGCTGCGCGGGCGCCTCGCGCACCGGCCGAGCGAGCTGTCGGGCGGGCAGCAGCAGCGGGTCGCGGTCGCGCGGGCGCTGCTGACCCGGCCGGAGGTGCTGTTCGCCGACGAGCCGACCGGCAACCTCGACTCCCGGTCGGGCGCCGAGGTGCTGGGGTTCCTGCGCCGCGCGGTGGACGCCTACGGCCAGACGGTGATCATGGTGACGCACGACCCGGGGGCCGCCGCGCACGCCGACCGGGTGCTGTTCCTCGCCGACGGCATGATCGTGCGCGAGCTGCACTCCCCCACCATCGACCAGGTGCACGACGTGATGCGCCGGATGGAGGGCTGA